The region TCCATTGCAATCTTGGGGTGCAGATTCCAAGTTTTCTCGCAGGGATACGCTAGAATTCCCGACGAAGTCGGGTGTTCTAGGTCTTGTTCTTTGTGCAATGGGAGCTTCTGGTGAGCAGAAGGATTTGCTGGCTTGTTTTTCGAATTTAAAACAGATTGTTTTATCGTTTCAATATGATAGGGATTCTTTGTTGCATGATTTTCAAATGATTGGTTCTGGATATGATTCCAATGATCCTTGGCAATCTTTGTTGATTCCTAAAACTGGAAACGGTAAGTCGGCTGTTGGTGGGGGGACAAAATTGACGCATCGTTATTATTTGCAAAATGCAGTTTTTGCGGTGTTGCTTGAGGTTCCTGCGGATTTGACGGAAAAGATTGCGAATGCTTTGCAAAATCCAGTATATCCAATATATCTGGGACGACGCTGCTGTGTTCCGACTGATTTCGTATATCATGGAGAATTTGCTTCTGAAAATGAAGCGGAGCAGGCTGCAAAGGATTATGCCGCGAAGAAATCAGAATTGCGTAATGAAAATCTTCCTGATTATGCAAAAAAATTGTTGTCTTTGAATTTTAAGGTGATAGATGGCGATTTCCCTGAAAAGGGCGATGTCTTTACATTGAATGATGTGCCTATACAGTTTGGTACTCAAAAGATGTATCGTGATCGCCGCGTCACCAAGATTTCAGAAGGATTGTCATAAATGGCTGATGGTCAGGTAAAAGAAAAAAGTAATCGATTGATTATCAAGGTAACGCATGATACGTTGCCTCAAATAAAAGATCGTTATCCATTTCTTTATCTTGAACGAGGCCGTTTAGAAATAGACGATAGTAGTGTTAAGT is a window of Fibrobacter sp. UWB4 DNA encoding:
- the cas5e gene encoding type I-E CRISPR-associated protein Cas5/CasD, coding for MDTRWMLLWFEAPLQSWGADSKFSRRDTLEFPTKSGVLGLVLCAMGASGEQKDLLACFSNLKQIVLSFQYDRDSLLHDFQMIGSGYDSNDPWQSLLIPKTGNGKSAVGGGTKLTHRYYLQNAVFAVLLEVPADLTEKIANALQNPVYPIYLGRRCCVPTDFVYHGEFASENEAEQAAKDYAAKKSELRNENLPDYAKKLLSLNFKVIDGDFPEKGDVFTLNDVPIQFGTQKMYRDRRVTKISEGLS